One Cryobacterium roopkundense genomic region harbors:
- the rfbB gene encoding dTDP-glucose 4,6-dehydratase yields MKILVTGGAGFIGSNFVRRTIEDKYPGLEGAEVVVLDALTYSGNLENLAPIADSSRYTFVHGDIRDGKLLDTLFPDIDAVVHFAAESHVDRSVRDASIFVETNVLGTQQLLDAALRNNLKRFVHVSTDEVYGSIAEGSWNEERALEPNSPYSASKAGSDLLARSYHRTHGLNVSITRCSNNYGPYHFPEKVIPLFVSNLIDDLHVPLYGEGNNIRDWLHVDDHTRAIAMVLVNGRAGEIYNIGGGTELTNKELTQMLLDSTGKDWTYVDRVADRLGHDLRYSVDISKIQAELGYAPEVPFEQGLADVVQWYRDNRSWWEPLKARAALDN; encoded by the coding sequence ATGAAGATCCTCGTCACCGGCGGCGCCGGTTTTATCGGCTCGAACTTTGTTCGCCGCACCATTGAAGACAAGTACCCGGGCCTCGAAGGCGCCGAGGTCGTTGTTCTCGACGCCCTCACGTACTCCGGAAACCTCGAGAATCTGGCACCCATCGCCGATTCTTCGCGCTACACGTTCGTGCACGGCGACATCCGCGACGGCAAGCTGCTCGACACCCTGTTTCCCGACATCGATGCGGTTGTGCACTTCGCCGCCGAGTCGCACGTGGACCGCTCGGTGCGCGACGCCTCGATCTTCGTCGAGACCAACGTGCTCGGTACACAGCAGCTGCTCGACGCCGCCCTGCGCAACAACCTCAAGCGCTTCGTGCACGTCTCCACCGACGAGGTCTACGGCTCCATCGCCGAGGGTTCCTGGAACGAGGAGCGCGCGCTCGAGCCCAACTCCCCCTACTCGGCGTCGAAGGCCGGCAGCGACCTGCTCGCCCGCAGCTACCACCGCACCCACGGCCTCAACGTGTCGATCACGCGCTGCTCGAACAACTACGGCCCGTACCACTTTCCCGAGAAGGTCATCCCGCTGTTCGTCAGCAACCTGATCGACGACCTGCACGTTCCCCTCTACGGCGAGGGCAACAACATCCGCGACTGGCTGCACGTCGACGACCACACCCGCGCCATCGCCATGGTGCTCGTGAACGGCCGCGCCGGCGAGATCTACAACATCGGCGGCGGCACCGAGCTCACCAACAAAGAACTCACCCAGATGCTGCTCGACTCGACAGGCAAGGACTGGACCTACGTGGACCGCGTCGCCGACCGTCTCGGCCACGACCTGCGCTACTCGGTAGACATCTCCAAGATCCAGGCCGAGCTCGGCTACGCCCCCGAGGTTCCGTTCGAGCAGGGCCTCGCCGACGTCGTGCAGTGGTACCGCGACAACCGCAGCTGGTGGGAGCCGCTCAAGGCTCGCGCCGCCCTCGACAACTAG
- the rfbD gene encoding dTDP-4-dehydrorhamnose reductase — protein sequence MKYLITGASGMLGRDLQSALAGHTVTAMGRENLDVTDMDAVTAAVEGQDVVINAAAYTKVDDAETNEDAAYAVNAVGAKNLAIAASVAGARLVQVSTDYVFNGSATTPYAENTPLDPISAYGRTKAAGEEFVLAKNAPATYIVRTAWLYGQHGPNFAKTMLRLAGTNDTVTVVNDQFGQPTWTSDLAAQIVYLLDADAPAGIYHGTNSGETTWFDFARAIFETAGLDPERVLPTDSSAFVRPAPRPAYSVLGHDAWVAARLEPMRPWREALADAAAAGVFGAE from the coding sequence ATGAAGTATTTGATCACCGGAGCGTCTGGCATGCTCGGCCGCGACCTGCAGTCGGCCCTGGCCGGCCACACCGTGACCGCCATGGGGCGCGAGAACCTCGACGTGACCGACATGGATGCCGTGACGGCAGCCGTGGAAGGCCAGGACGTGGTGATCAACGCCGCCGCGTACACGAAGGTCGACGACGCAGAGACGAACGAGGATGCGGCGTACGCCGTGAATGCCGTGGGCGCCAAGAATCTGGCGATCGCGGCATCCGTCGCCGGTGCGAGGCTCGTGCAGGTGTCGACGGACTACGTGTTCAACGGCAGCGCCACGACCCCCTACGCCGAGAACACGCCGCTCGACCCGATCAGCGCCTACGGCCGCACGAAGGCCGCCGGCGAAGAATTCGTGCTCGCCAAGAACGCCCCGGCCACCTACATCGTGCGCACGGCCTGGCTCTACGGCCAGCACGGCCCGAACTTTGCCAAGACCATGCTGCGCCTCGCGGGCACGAACGACACCGTGACGGTGGTGAACGACCAGTTCGGCCAGCCCACCTGGACCAGTGACCTCGCCGCCCAGATCGTGTATCTGCTCGACGCGGATGCCCCGGCCGGCATCTATCACGGCACCAACTCCGGCGAAACGACCTGGTTCGACTTCGCGCGAGCGATCTTCGAAACGGCCGGCCTGGACCCCGAGCGCGTGCTCCCCACCGACAGCTCGGCCTTCGTGCGCCCGGCTCCGCGGCCCGCCTACTCGGTGCTCGGCCACGACGCCTGGGTCGCCGCCCGCCTCGAGCCCATGCGCCCCTGGCGTGAGGCTCTCGCCGACGCGGCCGCGGCAGGAGTCTTCGGAGCAGAATGA
- a CDS encoding glycosyltransferase family 4 protein, which yields MITLRVVVDQMVAPVPGGIGRYTEELTRALIATAPAGCEVEGIVSSSPAEQYEKIEAALPGLASLSKTALARREVAAAWSLGVTASSGTGMIHAPSLLAPMRRHDRLADGTQIAVTIHDVLAWTHPESLTTATVGWTKAMVKRARKHADAVVVPSHAVAAQLADIVDFGDRVRVIGGAVGRGLVLPSDSLVSGRVAALGLPQDYIATTGSLDPRKGVTSLITALGLPGAPDLPLIVIGPDSWGELDIAAVADEAGLAPGRVRAMSGLSDEDLAIVIARAALFVYPSREEGFALPIIEAFHLGTPVVHSDAPALVEAAGDAGLVVPLADAVGYSERLAAAMTKVLTDTELEQRLRIFGSDRAKAFSWRDSAERVWQLHADL from the coding sequence ATGATCACCCTTCGTGTTGTCGTAGATCAGATGGTCGCGCCGGTTCCCGGCGGCATCGGCCGTTACACCGAAGAGCTCACGCGCGCCCTCATCGCGACAGCACCGGCCGGCTGCGAAGTGGAGGGCATCGTTTCCTCGTCTCCCGCCGAACAGTACGAGAAGATCGAGGCGGCTCTGCCCGGCCTCGCCTCGCTGTCGAAGACCGCACTCGCCCGCCGTGAGGTGGCAGCCGCCTGGAGCCTCGGCGTCACGGCCTCATCCGGCACGGGCATGATCCATGCACCGTCGCTGCTCGCCCCCATGCGCCGGCATGATCGCCTCGCGGACGGAACGCAGATCGCTGTGACGATTCACGACGTGCTGGCGTGGACGCATCCAGAGTCGCTCACCACGGCGACCGTGGGCTGGACCAAGGCCATGGTGAAGCGCGCCCGCAAGCACGCCGACGCGGTAGTCGTGCCGAGCCACGCGGTCGCCGCGCAGCTCGCCGACATCGTGGACTTCGGCGATCGCGTGCGCGTGATCGGCGGCGCCGTGGGCCGCGGGCTCGTGCTCCCCTCCGATTCGCTGGTGTCCGGCCGCGTGGCCGCCCTGGGGCTCCCCCAGGACTACATCGCCACCACGGGCTCCCTCGACCCGCGCAAGGGCGTCACCTCGCTCATCACGGCCCTCGGGCTGCCGGGCGCCCCCGACCTGCCACTCATCGTGATCGGCCCCGATTCGTGGGGAGAGCTTGACATCGCCGCAGTGGCCGACGAGGCCGGGCTCGCGCCCGGCCGCGTGCGCGCCATGTCGGGGCTCAGCGACGAAGATCTCGCCATCGTGATCGCGCGCGCCGCGCTCTTCGTGTACCCGAGCCGTGAAGAGGGCTTCGCACTGCCCATCATCGAGGCCTTCCATCTCGGCACCCCCGTAGTGCACTCCGACGCCCCAGCCCTGGTCGAGGCCGCCGGCGACGCCGGGCTCGTGGTGCCGTTAGCGGATGCCGTGGGCTACTCCGAGCGCCTCGCCGCCGCCATGACCAAGGTGCTCACCGACACCGAGCTGGAGCAGCGCCTGCGCATCTTCGGGAGCGACCGCGCCAAGGCCTTCAGCTGGCGGGACTCGGCCGAGCGCGTCTGGCAGCTGCACGCCGACCTGTAA
- a CDS encoding GtrA family protein produces the protein MLKKLAALARDQRIRFLAVGGTNTLVGYVLFSAFTLWVFHDIYLGYLLSLAVSYVVGITLAFVLYRRFVFPVHGHLLRDFARFVSVYLVAIGINAAALPLLVEVARVPPLLAQLLILVATTLLSFFGHKKFSFHRTPGEHSPPTGPLHP, from the coding sequence ATGCTCAAAAAACTCGCCGCGCTTGCCCGCGACCAGCGAATCCGCTTTCTGGCCGTTGGCGGAACGAATACTCTCGTTGGCTATGTGCTCTTCTCGGCATTCACTCTGTGGGTTTTCCACGACATCTACCTCGGCTACCTGCTCAGTCTCGCGGTCTCGTACGTGGTGGGCATCACCCTGGCGTTCGTGCTCTACCGCCGATTCGTGTTTCCGGTGCACGGCCACCTCCTGCGGGATTTCGCCCGGTTCGTGAGCGTGTACCTCGTGGCGATCGGCATCAACGCCGCCGCGCTGCCGCTGCTGGTTGAGGTTGCGCGGGTGCCGCCGCTCCTCGCCCAGCTGCTCATACTCGTGGCCACGACCCTGCTGAGCTTCTTCGGCCACAAGAAGTTCTCCTTCCACCGCACCCCCGGTGAGCACTCTCCCCCGACAGGTCCCCTCCACCCCTGA
- a CDS encoding glycerophosphodiester phosphodiesterase: MSTSPTVPVGTSRRRHTGAAASVAIALAAGLSLGAVPSAFASESHDDVLNAAHRGSSDAHPENTLTAFRAGAEQGADLIEIDVQRSADGELVVIHDTTLARTTNVEELFPDRAPWNVGDFTAAEMQTLDAGSWKGSQFAGEKLPTFTEAIDVIRHSGAGMLLEIKAPELYTGIEADVSADLRESRGYVQSSVARDKLMVQSFNFDSMKTFTQLEPTVPVGLLGTPAISQLPDLATWADQINPHHLSIDAAYVTEVQRLGMDILVWTVNTEADMTRAIDLGVDGVITNRPDVLDALLDD, from the coding sequence ATGAGCACGTCCCCCACCGTTCCCGTCGGAACGTCACGCCGCCGCCACACGGGCGCCGCCGCATCCGTCGCCATAGCACTCGCCGCCGGGCTGTCCCTCGGCGCGGTGCCGAGCGCATTCGCGAGCGAATCCCACGACGACGTTCTCAATGCCGCGCATCGCGGATCGAGCGACGCACACCCCGAGAACACTCTCACCGCGTTCCGGGCCGGCGCCGAACAGGGCGCCGACCTCATCGAGATCGACGTTCAGCGTTCGGCCGACGGGGAACTCGTGGTCATTCACGACACCACCCTGGCCCGCACCACCAACGTTGAGGAGCTTTTCCCCGACCGCGCCCCGTGGAATGTGGGCGACTTCACCGCCGCTGAAATGCAGACCCTCGACGCCGGATCGTGGAAGGGCTCGCAGTTCGCCGGGGAGAAGCTGCCGACCTTCACCGAGGCGATCGACGTCATCCGCCACAGCGGAGCCGGCATGCTGCTCGAGATCAAGGCCCCGGAGCTCTACACGGGCATCGAAGCGGATGTCTCGGCCGATTTGAGGGAGTCCCGCGGCTATGTGCAGTCTTCCGTCGCCCGGGACAAGCTCATGGTGCAGTCGTTCAACTTCGATTCCATGAAGACGTTCACTCAGCTCGAGCCGACCGTGCCCGTCGGCCTTCTCGGCACACCGGCGATCTCCCAACTGCCGGACCTGGCCACCTGGGCCGACCAGATCAACCCCCACCACCTGTCGATCGATGCGGCCTACGTTACCGAAGTGCAGCGTCTCGGCATGGACATCCTCGTGTGGACGGTCAACACCGAGGCCGACATGACGCGGGCCATCGACCTGGGTGTCGACGGCGTCATCACCAACCGTCCTGACGTGCTCGACGCCCTGCTCGACGACTGA
- a CDS encoding LCP family protein → MSQITNPIRYPDTGSTQTMTKRAWWLVVLNVALPGSVQVLAGNRRLGRFGLGATLAFVALAIVTLVVYKLWPEVFLSIFTSNLGLWAAALALAFYAVVWLMLTLDTLRLVRLVRAGPRARPIIAVLTTAVMVLVCGTAGYGAYVATTASGFLSDVFVAGPTEPPVDGRYNVLLLGGDAGADRDGLRPDSISVVSVDATTGQATMISLPRNLEDVPFSAGSALGALYPDGYGAIDGCDTDACILNSIYTEGEIKRPFLYPDAVAQGSSPGIEATKEAAQGITGLEIQYFVLIDMQGFSDLVDALGGVDIDVQSRVPVHKDESFTSVAFWFEPGMQHMDGYHALWFARSRHGTSDYDRINRQRQLQEALLAQASPANVLTQFQGVAKAGREVVKTDVPQGMLGYFVNLASKTKTLPIEGVALTPDNGVDPENPDYANITALIDAALAPPATDAPAQ, encoded by the coding sequence ATGAGCCAAATCACCAACCCGATTCGGTACCCGGACACCGGGTCCACGCAGACGATGACCAAACGGGCCTGGTGGCTCGTCGTGCTCAACGTGGCTCTGCCCGGCTCGGTTCAGGTGCTCGCCGGTAACCGTCGACTCGGCCGTTTCGGACTTGGCGCCACGCTCGCTTTCGTGGCGCTCGCCATCGTGACGCTCGTCGTGTACAAACTGTGGCCTGAGGTTTTCCTCAGCATCTTCACGAGCAACCTCGGCCTCTGGGCCGCGGCGCTCGCGCTCGCGTTCTACGCCGTGGTGTGGCTCATGCTCACCCTCGACACCCTGCGCCTCGTGCGGCTGGTGCGCGCCGGGCCGCGCGCGCGCCCGATCATCGCCGTGCTCACGACGGCCGTCATGGTGCTGGTCTGCGGCACCGCCGGCTACGGCGCCTACGTCGCCACGACCGCGAGCGGATTTCTCTCCGACGTCTTCGTGGCCGGGCCCACAGAGCCCCCGGTCGACGGCCGCTACAACGTGCTGCTGCTCGGCGGAGACGCCGGTGCCGACCGCGATGGCCTGCGCCCCGACAGTATCTCCGTGGTGAGCGTCGATGCCACCACCGGTCAGGCCACCATGATCAGCCTGCCGCGAAACCTCGAAGACGTGCCGTTCTCGGCCGGCTCCGCCCTCGGCGCCCTGTATCCCGACGGTTACGGCGCCATCGACGGCTGTGACACGGATGCCTGCATCCTCAACTCCATTTACACCGAGGGCGAGATCAAGCGCCCCTTCCTGTACCCCGACGCAGTCGCCCAGGGCAGCTCCCCGGGCATCGAGGCCACCAAAGAGGCGGCGCAGGGCATCACCGGCCTGGAGATTCAGTACTTCGTGCTGATCGACATGCAGGGCTTCTCCGACCTCGTCGACGCTCTCGGCGGCGTTGACATCGACGTGCAGAGCCGCGTTCCGGTGCACAAGGACGAGTCGTTCACGAGCGTGGCGTTCTGGTTCGAACCGGGCATGCAGCACATGGACGGCTACCACGCCCTGTGGTTCGCCCGCTCCCGGCACGGCACAAGCGACTACGACCGCATCAACCGCCAGCGCCAGCTGCAGGAGGCACTCCTCGCGCAGGCGAGCCCGGCGAACGTACTCACCCAGTTCCAGGGTGTGGCTAAGGCGGGCCGGGAGGTCGTGAAGACCGACGTGCCGCAGGGCATGCTCGGCTACTTCGTGAACCTCGCGTCGAAGACCAAAACGCTGCCCATCGAGGGCGTCGCACTCACGCCCGACAACGGCGTCGACCCCGAGAACCCCGACTACGCCAACATCACGGCCCTCATCGACGCCGCCCTGGCCCCGCCGGCAACGGATGCCCCGGCGCAGTAG